One Candidatus Bathyarchaeota archaeon genomic window carries:
- a CDS encoding cupin domain-containing protein, with amino-acid sequence MINNSENKSTQLKAKASKLSDLIEYQEGAVVSRTIIDKPAGTVTVFAFDQNEGLSEHTAPYDAMVYNIEGEVQVTIAGKPVQLKEGEMTIMPANKPHALTAKTKFKMLLVMIKS; translated from the coding sequence ATGATTAACAATAGCGAAAATAAGTCCACTCAGCTTAAAGCCAAAGCCTCAAAACTCTCAGACTTAATCGAATACCAAGAAGGTGCAGTGGTAAGCCGAACAATCATAGACAAACCCGCTGGAACCGTAACCGTTTTTGCGTTTGACCAAAACGAAGGCTTAAGCGAACACACCGCACCCTATGACGCCATGGTCTACAACATCGAAGGCGAGGTCCAAGTAACCATAGCAGGCAAACCTGTCCAACTAAAGGAGGGCGAAATGACCATCATGCCAGCCAACAAACCCCATGCCTTAACAGCAAAAACAAAATTCAAAATGTTGCTCGTTATGATAAAATCCTAA
- a CDS encoding nitroreductase family protein: MPDLFDALKQRRSIRKYLTRAVPREVVLEVLEAAGWAPSAHNSQPWRFIIIENAAVKRELAEKMAQAWADDLARDGITTEETKRVERRERFANAPALILACVTMEGMHNFPDEKRQNCEHDLAVESLAAAMQNLLLAAHAKGLGACWFCAPSFCKEIVREVLKIPEAVEPQSLVVMGYPAEAPPVPTRKAISEYCFVDEWEKEF, encoded by the coding sequence ATGCCAGACTTGTTTGATGCCCTAAAACAGCGGCGAAGCATCAGAAAATACCTGACACGCGCGGTTCCACGCGAAGTGGTTTTGGAGGTTTTAGAAGCGGCTGGCTGGGCGCCGTCGGCGCATAACTCTCAACCATGGCGGTTCATCATCATAGAAAATGCCGCAGTTAAGCGTGAGTTAGCCGAGAAGATGGCTCAAGCGTGGGCAGATGACTTGGCACGGGATGGCATAACAACCGAAGAAACCAAACGTGTTGAGCGGAGAGAACGGTTCGCAAACGCTCCTGCGCTCATTCTTGCCTGCGTTACCATGGAGGGCATGCACAATTTTCCTGATGAAAAACGGCAAAACTGCGAACATGATTTGGCTGTTGAAAGTTTGGCTGCAGCTATGCAGAACTTGCTTTTGGCGGCGCATGCTAAAGGACTGGGTGCTTGCTGGTTCTGTGCCCCGAGTTTTTGCAAAGAAATCGTTAGGGAAGTTTTGAAAATTCCTGAGGCGGTGGAGCCCCAATCGTTGGTCGTGATGGGTTATCCTGCAGAGGCACCGCCTGTTCCAACAAGAAAGGCGATTAGTGAATATTGTTTTGTGGATGAGTGGGAAAAGGAGTTTTAG